In the Malassezia vespertilionis chromosome 1, complete sequence genome, one interval contains:
- the GOT1 gene encoding Golgi Transport (COG:P; EggNog:ENOG503P422; TransMembrane:4 (i9-29o35-52i64-84o90-108i)) produces the protein MWLSDQQKIGVGLVSGGIFFLFMGVVLFLDATLLALGNILFVAGIAMLIGPQKTLSFFARKQKIRGTLCFFAGMTLVFLRYTFFGMLVETVGFLNLFGDFFPVILSFLRQVPGVGTLLTLPGLGGALDQLAGVRRSAV, from the exons ATGTGGCTCAGTGACCAGCAAA AAATCGGTGTGGGGCTTGTCTCAGGGGGCATTTTCTTTTTGTTTATGGGCGTAGTTCTCTTTTTGGATGCGACGCTCCTTGCCCTTGGCAATATATTGTTTGTCGCGGGCATTGCCATGCTCATTGGGCCGCAAAAAACGCTGTCCTTCTTTGCGCGGAAGCAGAAAATTCGAGGGACACTGTGCTTTTTTGCAGGCATGACGTTGGTGTTTTTGCGCTACACATTTTTCGGGATGCTCGTGGAGACGGTCGGGTTCCTCAACTTGTTTGG TGATTTTTTCCCCGTCATTCTTTCTTTTCTTCGGCAGGTACCCGGGGTTGGAACGCTGCTCACTTTGCCGGGACTTGGTGGC GCGCTGGATCAACTGGCcggtgtgcggcgctcggctGTGTAG
- the DRS1 gene encoding RNA helicase (COG:A; EggNog:ENOG503NXAQ), protein MMQKRGRAKHDDFVMTLDSDEEEERVESNLKRAEPSSKGKKAKARISEREKIVDDGRSAANAHSANATENLEMGQAFEFDVADEYSALPTAQDWNFHATGASGANHADASGTAVDEIIARHREAGKIPVEMLSTEEEDALASDLESEESGGEEFGGAARNNVEDDEGEEEEEDPLQEPKDEEAEEEEEEEEEEAFADDDDMSDDDETRERKDAYFAQDAKEEPSEPKVSFASFRLNRNLQRAIASLGFEKPTPIQARTIPLALAGKDSVASAVTGSGKTAAFLIPILERLSYRAKGAEASKSRVLILCPTRELAIQCASVGKALAKYTGIRFCLCVGGLSLKTQETELKTRPDVIVATPGRLIDHMRNSASFGLDDIEILVIDEADRMLEDGFEAELNEIVQACPTKRQTMLFSATMTDNVDQLVRLSLDRPVRLFVDPKKSTNANLVQEFVRVRAPSGADRAVEEEQRAAMLLTLCMRTFRNQVIIFVRSKKLAHQLKILFGLLGLSASELHGDLSQEQRMQSLVHFRDGKVDFLLATDLASRGIDIRGVQAVINYDMPAQLEQYLHRVGRTARAGRQGRSVTLVGEGDRRLLKAVLKRTQLEQVKHRLLPPDMVQKLANTVVSLKPEMDAILEEEKEERALRQAEMELRKGENMIAHKDEIYSRPARTWFQSEKEKAASKDIARAEYIAKVDTGKRKQEKDRFAGLSRRKKRNKLMREEDAKEDNREILASIRSAKRAQRPKELGVYEPNVKKQSKATKKRKPTKATQAAAKKSGTFSRDMSGSRGKRR, encoded by the coding sequence ATGATGCAGAAACGTGGACGTGCGAAGCACGACGACTTTGTCATGACGCTAGATTCCGAtgaggaagaggagcgtGTAGAGAGCAATTTGAAGCGTGCGGAGCCCAGCTCAAAAGGGAAAAAAGCCAAGGCGCGAAtcagcgagcgcgagaaaaTTGTGGACGAtggccgcagcgcggcgaatGCACACTCTGCAAATGCTACAGAGAATTTAGAGATGGGCCAAGCATTTGAGTTTGATGTGGCAGATGAGTATAGCGCGCTTCCTACTGCGCAGGACTGGAATTTCCATGCGACAGGCGCGAGTGGCGCAAATCATGCCGACGCTTCTGGGACTGCGGTCGACGAAATCATTGCGCGTCACAGGGAGGCTGGGAAAATACCTGTTGAAATGCTTAGCACagaggaagaggacgcGCTAGCGTCTGACTTGGAGAGCGAGGAAAGTGGCGGCGAAGagtttggcggcgcggcgcggaacAATGTAGAGGATGACGAAggcgaggaagaggaagaggatcCCTTGCAAGAGCCTAAAGACGAAGAggcagaagaagaagaggaggaagaggaggaggaagcTTTTGCGGATGACGACGATAtgagcgacgacgacgagacgcgcgagcgcaaggaCGCGTATTTTGCACAAGATGCGAAAGAAGAGCCATCGGAGCCAAAAGTGTCCTTTGCATCTTTTCGCCTAAATCGAAATCTACAGCGTGCCATTGCGTCTCTTGGATTTGAGAAACCAACTCCgatccaagcgcgcacgATTCCATTGGCTCTCGCTGGCAAAGATTCTGTCGCCAGTGCCGTCACAGGCAGTGGTAAGACAGCCGCATTCCTCATCCCAATTCTTGAGCGTCTTTCCTACCGTGCAAAAGGCGCAGAAGCTTCGAAATCTCGCGTGCTCATCTTGTGTCCGACGCGCGAATTGGCCATCCAGTGCGCCAGTGTCGGCAAGGCCCTCGCCAAATATACTGGCATTCGTTTCTGCCTGTGCGTCGGTGGTCTTTCGCTTAAAACACAAGAAACGGAGCTCAAGACGCGTCCAGACGTCATTGTCGCGACACCTGGCCGCCTGATTGACCACATGCGAAACAGCGCGTCTTTCGGCCTGGATGATATCGAGATCCTTGTTATTGACGAGGCAGATCGGATGCTCGAGGACGGATTCGAGGCCGAGCTGAATGAGATCGTACAAGCATGCCCGACCAAGCGGCAGACGATGCTTTTCTCCGCAACCATGACCGATAATGTCGACCAACTTGTCCGGCTCAGTCTTGACCGGCCAGTGCGTCTGTTTGTGGATCCGAAAAAGAGCACAAACGCAAACCTTGTGCAAGAGTTTGTGCGTGTCCGTGCCCCATCCGGTGCCGACCGCGCAGTGGAGGAGGAACAACGAGCCGCTATGCTGCTGACTTTGTGTATGCGTACATTTCGCAATCAGGTCATCAtttttgtgcgcagcaagaagCTTGCACACCAGCTTAAAATCCTGTTTGGTCTTTTGGGACTTTCTGCCAgcgagctgcacggcgATTTAtcgcaggagcagcgcatgcaatCGCTCGTCCACTTTCGGGATGGGAAAGTTGATTTCCTCCTTGCTACTGATTTAGCGAGTCGCGGTATTGATATTCGCGGTGTTCAGGCCGTCATTAATTACGACATGCCcgcacagctcgagcaATATTTGCACCGTGTAGGTCGTACAGCGCGTGCGGGAAGGCAGGGCCGGTCGGTTACTCTTGTTGGCGAAGGGGACCGCCGACTGCTCAAAGCTGTGCTAAAACGCACGCAGCTGGAGCAGGTCAAACATCGACTGCTCCCACCCGACATGGTCCAGAAGCTCGCAAACACGGTAGTCTCACTTAAACCTGAGATGGATGCCATTCTTgaagaagaaaaagaagagcgcgctttgcgccagGCAGAGATGGAACTTCGCAAAGGAGAAAACATGATTGCGCACAAGGATGAAATTTATTCTCGTCCTGCGCGCACATGGTTCCAGTCCGAAAAAGAGAAGGCGGCGTCGAAGGatattgcgcgcgccgaataCATTGCAAAGGTCGACACTGGAAAGCGCAAGCAAGAAAAAGATCGGTTTGCAGGACTCTCGCGGCGAAAGAAGCGCAACAAGCTGATGCGCGAAGAGGATGCAAAAGAAGACAACCGTGAGATTCTTGCTAGCATCCGCtctgcaaagcgcgcgcagcggcccaAGGAACTAGGTGTGTACGAGCCGAATGTGAAAAAGCAGAGCAAGGCGacaaagaagcgcaaacCTACCAAGGCGACGCAGGCCGCAGCAAAAAAATCCGGTACATTCAGCCGTGATATGAGTGGCTCGCGGGGAAAGCGCAGGTAG
- the GCN3 gene encoding translation initiation factor eIF-2B subunit alpha (EggNog:ENOG503NW71; COG:J; BUSCO:EOG09262X8R) produces the protein MAPFSIVDAFHAALKEDDELPAPIAAIFALSEMISRSKAETTSELMQSIKQASDMLKASLENPIPASAGLELYMRFVTRKNWAGGTFETHKQNLVSTALEFAHNTVPNCRLRITELLLPFIKNETVILTHGYSRVVMQVLVAAKALGRRICVYVTESRPSCRGLLTYQRLMEAGIPCTVVLDTAVAYIIHKVDMILTGAEGVVESGGLFNAVGTSQLGIVAKAANKMFFAVAESYKFLRLFPLSQYDIPIPGPMLPFPSSTEVDQGILQQGDKEMHMTLAMEALNPSIDYTQPELVTFIVSDIGILTPSGVSDALLAVYGGD, from the coding sequence ATGGCGCCCTTTTCTATTGTGGACGCATTCCACGCTGCGCTAAAAGAGGATGATGAGCTCCCGGCGCCCATTGCTGCGATCTTTGCACTGTCTGAGATGATTTCACGCTCCAAGGCAGAGACCACGTCGGAGCTCATGCAGAGCATCAAACAAGCGTCCGACATGCTCAAAGCGAGCCTCGAAAATCCTATTCCTGCATCTGCAGGCTTGGAATTGTACATGCGATTCGTCACACGAAAGAACTGGGCAGGCGGTACATTTGAAACTCACAAACAAAATCTGGTTTCGACCGCGCTGGAGTTTGCACACAATACCGTGCCCAACTGCCGTTTGCGCATTACCGAGCTCTTGCTACCATTTATCAAGAACGAGACAGTGATCCTTACGCATGGGTACTCGCGTGTAGTGATGCAGGTCCTTGTGGCAGCAAAAGCGCTTGGCCGGCGCATCTGCGTGTATGTTACAGAGAGCCGGCCAAGCTGCAGGGGACTGCTCACGTACCAACGACTGATGGAGGCAGGAATTCCATGCACGGTCGTGCTCGATACTGCAGTCGCATACATTATCCACAAGGTTGACATGATCCTTACAGGCGCCGAGGGTGTTGTCGAGTCGGGTGGCCTGTTTAACGCCGTCGGTACGTCACAGCTTGGTATTGTGGCTAAGGCTGCAAACAAGATGTTTTTTGCCGTCGCAGAGAGTTACAAGTTTTTGCGTCTATTTCCATTGTCACAGTATGATATCCCTATTCCTGGCCCCATGCTTCCGTTCCCATCTAGTACCGAGGTTGACCAAGGCATTTTGCAGCAGGGCGACAAGGAAATGCACATGACGCTGGCGATGGAGGCTCTCAACCCGTCGATCGACTATACCCAGCCGGAGCTCGTCACGTTCATTGTAAGCGATATTGGTATCTTGACCCCTTCGGGCGTATCCGATGCATTGCTGGCCGTGTACGGCGGCGATTAA
- the SSN3 gene encoding [pyruvate dehydrogenase (acetyl-transferring)] kinase (EggNog:ENOG503NVFR; COG:K), which translates to MPADRSVVPASASAADIMRAYRSMRTAYRRPVLSRYRVLGFLSSGTYGRVYKVQELVPSGPGRDARIYAIKKFKPDREGDTQTYTGISLSAIREIALNRELRHENVVWLREVLLEENAIFLVYEFVDHDFLQIIHHHLTVLRTPINGAVIKSLMWQLLNGVQYLHANWIMHRDLKPANILITARGVVKIGDLGLARVYADPMISLYSTDMVVVTIWYRAPELLLGARHYTPAIDLWAAGCIWGELAALRPMFKGEEVRMGARVKVVPLQTNQLGKIVDILGTPNHERWPTIDTMPDYAEWQRVRGGDNVPPTLYQWYADRTGTAAGYDLFDKLLQYDPAQRLTAAAALRHPWFAEDPLPTAKYVSLQTNASAFQFLPQGRSSYPPGKVTVGATHPVAPAPPKRTREV; encoded by the exons ATGCCTGCGGATCGCTCCGTGGTGCCAGCgtctgcaagcgcggcggaTATCATGCGCGCTTATAGGtcgatgcgcacggcgtACCGACGCCCAGTACTCTCGCGCTACCGCGTGCTTGGATTTTTGAGCAGTGGTACATATGGCCGCGTGTACAAAGTCCAGGAACTTGTGCCGAGCGGCCCtgggcgcgatgcgcggaTCTATGCAATCAAGAAGTTCAAGCCAGATCGCGAAGGCGATACACAGACATACACAGGAATCAGCCTTAGTGCGATCCGTGAGATTGCACTGAATCGTGAGCTGCGGCACGAAAATGTCGTGTGGCTGCGCGAAGTGCTCCTCGAGGAAAATGCTATTTTTTTGGTGTACGAGTTCGTTGACCACGATTTTTTGCAGATCATACACCATCATCTCACTGTTCTACGTACGCCGATCAATGGTGCCGTGATCAAGTCGCTCATGTGGCAGCTCTTGAATGGCGTCCAGTATCTACACGCGAATTGGATTATGCATCGCGACTTGAAACCCGCGAATATTCTCATTACTGCGCGCGGAGTTGTCAAGATTGGCGACTTGGGACTTGCGCGTGTGTATGCAGACCCGATGATTTCCTTGTACTCCACAGATATGGTTGTTGTTACGATTTGGTACCGCGCGCCGGAGCTcttgcttggcgcgcgccattaTACCCCCGCCATCGATCTTTGGGCCGCCGGGTGCATTTGGGGTgagcttgcggcgctgcgtcccATGTTCAAAGGCGAGGAGGTGCGCATGGGTGCAAGAGTAAAAGTAGTTCCCCTGCAAAC AAACCAACTTGGCAAGATTGTGGATATTCTGGGCACGCCGAACCACGAGCGGTGGCCAACAATAGACACAATGCCCGACTATGCAGAGtggcagcgcgtgcgtggTGGGGACAATGTGCCACCAACGCTGTACCAGTGGTATGCAGACCGCACAGGCACTGCTGCGGGCTACGACTTGTTTGATAAGCTGCTGCAGTACGAccctgcgcagcgcttgaccgctgccgccgcgctgcggcaccCATGGTTTGCAGAGGATCCACTGCCTACGGCCAAGTACGTATCGCTACAGACTAATGCCAGTGCATTCCAATTTCTGCCGCAAGGCCGGTCGTCGTATCCCCCTGGAAAAGTCACTGTCGGCGCTACCCACCCTGtagcgccagcgccgccgaagcgcacgcgcgaagTGTAG
- the KRR1 gene encoding ribosomal RNA assembly protein krr1 (EggNog:ENOG503NTXU; BUSCO:EOG09263CG4; COG:A), protein MSEEIVVENKNKRFRKEKPWDTDDIDHWKIDKFTEKDNPHPFLEESSFATLFPKYREKYLREIWGHVTAALEKHGIACTLDLVEGSMSVKTTRKTFDPYIILRARDLMKLLSRSVPFVQAVKILQDDMASDVIKIGNIVRNKERFVKRRQRIIGPNGNTLKAIELLTGCYVLVQGNTVSAMGEYRGLKEVRRIVMDCMKNIHPIYHIKELMIKRELAKDPKLANESWERFLPKFKKQHVKAKKPKDIHKKVYTPFPPPQQPSKIDSQLESGEYFLKPQEKRRNEYRQKMREQAVHAEEREREREKMFVPPKEPVPGDAAKKEKEEKEEKEEKEEKKEKKEKKEKKEKKEKKEKKEKKEKKRSSEDGSDQKQKRKRT, encoded by the exons ATGTCAGAGGAGATTGTCGTGGAAAATAAGAACAAACGATTCCGCAAGGAGAAGC CATGGGATACAGACGACATTGATCACTGGAAAATTGACAAATTTACTGAGAAGGACAACCCGCATCCTTTCCTCGAAGAAAGCAGTTTTGCAACCCTGTTTCCCAAGTACCGTGAAAAGTATTTACGTGAGATTTGGGGGCATGTAACTGCGGCATTGGAGAAGCACGGCATTGCGTGCACGCTCGATCTTGTGGAAGGGTCCATGTCTGTGAAGACAACGCGCAAGACATTTGATCCTTATAttattttgcgcgcgcgcgacttgaTGAAGCTCTTGAGCCGGAGTGTGCCTTTTGTTCAAGCTGTGAAAATCTTGCAGGACGATATGGCGTCTGACGTGATTAAGATTGGCAACATTGTGCGGAACAAAGAGCGATTTGTGAAGCGACGCCAGCGCATTATCGGGCCGAATGGTAACACCCTCAAGGCTATTGAGCTGCTGACGGGCTGTTACGTGCTTGTCCAGGGCAACACTGTGAGTGCGATGGGCGAATACAGGGGGCTGAAAGAAGTGCGGAGGATTGTAATGGATTGCATGAAGAACATTCACCCTATCTATCATATCAAGGAGCTGATGATCAAGCGCGAGCTAGCAAAGGATCCAAAGCTCGCTAACGAATCCTGGGAGCGTTTTTTGCCGAAATTCAAGAAGCAGCATGTGAAGGCCAAGAAGCCCAAGGATATCCACAAGAAGGTGTATACGCCATTCCCACCTCCACAGCAGCCAAGCAAGATCGACTCGCAGCTTGAAAGCGGCGAGTACTTCCTCAAGCCACAGgagaagcggcgcaatgaATACCGGCAAAagatgcgcgagcaggcaGTGCACGCCGAAGAACGGGAGCGAGAGCGGGAAAAAATGTTTGTACCGCCGAAAGAGCCCGTTCCGGGGGATGCTGCAAAGAAGGAGAAGGAGGAGAAGGAGGAGAAGGAGGAGAAGGAGGAGAAGAAGGAAAAGAAGGAGAAGAAGGAAAAGAAGGAAAAGAAGGAGAAGAAGGAAAAAAAAGAAAAAaaggaaaagaagcgcagcagcgaggACGGCTCGGATCAGAAACAAAAGAGAAAAAGGACATAG
- a CDS encoding uncharacterized protein (COG:O; EggNog:ENOG503NYIV), translated as MVRRHSVLQPDSGPNEPSILANTGSPSGGPPWTRLRRFSEGQYTRTRGQKLLPIRAVAATVLQRALALPEPTPSTNRQQDLPSLFEDGERPSSPERGPSHRVRLAPNMDPTRSLLFIPFEFDIYEQGPCVHVGRFTDRRNNTETTNAATHDEARTSPEATSTQAATQSTTHEGRTIAAIISDDQTRITFKSKVVSRMHAELKCEPGGKIFLRDTGSSSGTFLNQTRLSSPGALSKYHEVVDGDVLQFGIDYQGGVQEIFRCIKLRIEIDKEFRIKPSQFSHNMLRAVQERGSVQGSGGVYSSSAPVTHARDAQPAEKSQNIAECCICLFKIAVCQALFIAPCSHAFHYKCIRPLLQLHHPGFMCPLCRTFSNLDEDVDDDEEHIHDIDQQCHDSATNNEEFFESEMFAAASSQLHLGPANPSCPSSPLLSNLMSGAMALPVENSRTNPFLSAHMDGSQ; from the coding sequence ATGGTTCGTCGCCACAGTGTGTTACAGCCTGATTCTGGCCCGAACGAGCCGAGTATATTGGCCAATACAGGCTCACCCTCTGGCGGACCGCCGTGGACAcgattgcgccgcttttctGAAGGACAATACACGCGGACACGGGGACAAAAGCTGCTTCCGATCCGTGCAGTTGCTGCAACAGTGCTGCAAAGAGCACTTGCGTTGCCCGAGCCTACGCCCAGCACAAATAGGCAGCAGGATCTCCCGTCGCTGTTTGAAGACGGGGAGCGGCCGAGCTCGCCCGAGAGGGGTCCTTCCCATCGGGTTCGCCTTGCTCCAAACATGGATCCTACGCGGTCTTTGTTGTTTATTCCATTCGAATTCGATATTTATGAACAGGGTCCTTGTGTCCATGTGGGCAGATTTACCGACCGACGCAATAACACCGAGACGACCaatgcagcgacgcacgaTGAAGCACGTACCTCGCCTGAAGCTACGTCTACGCAAGCTGCAACGCAGTCCACTACTCACGAAGGGCGCACTATCGCTGCAATCATAAGCGATGACCAGACGCGCATAACGTTCAAAAGCAAAGTGGTGAGCCGCATGCATGCGGAATTGAAATGCGAGCCGGGCGGCAAGATTTTTCTTCGCGATACAGGCTCAAGTAGCGGCACGTTTTTGAACCAGACACGCCTCTCTTCGCCCGGGGCTCTAAGCAAGTACCATGAAGTGGTAGACGGTGATGTGCTACAGTTTGGGATCGACTACCAGGGTGGCGTCCAAGAAATTTTCCGATGCATCAAGTTGCGCATCGAGATTGATAAGGAATTTCGTATAAAGCCGTCGCAGTTTAGCCACAACATGCTCCGTGCAGTCCAAGAAAGAGGCTCTGTGCAAGGCTCGGGTGGCGTATAcagcagctcggcgcctGTGACGCATGCAAGGGACGCACAACCAGCCGAAAAATCGCAGAACATTGCAGAATGCTGCATTTGCCTTTTCAAAATTGCCGTTTGTCAAGCACTGTTCATCGCACCCTGCTCCCATGCGTTTCATTACAAGTGCATCCGCCCGCTGCTGCAGTTGCACCATCCCGGATTTATGTGCCCCTTGTGCAGAACATTTTCAAATCTGGACGAAGATGTAGATGATGACGAAGAACACATTCACGACATTGATCAGCAGTGCCACGATTCCGCCACGAACAACGAGGAATTTTTCGAGAGCGAAATGTTTGCTGCAGCCTCGTCGCAGCTCCACCTTGGCCCAGCGAACCCGTCTTGTCCCAGTTCCCCTCTTCTGTCAAATTTGATGTCAGGTGCAATGGCGCTCCCTGTCGAAAATTCACGAACTAACCCTTTTCTGTCTGCCCACATGGATGGCAGCCAGTAA
- a CDS encoding uncharacterized protein (EggNog:ENOG503NWA8; COG:K; COG:L): protein MPVGSSGVHDWIAVGVLPIRVDPPSPFNVETSLGSTFLLDESLRDKLFASVQDATALTHLQVLDAEGAARVSVDSDFLYLWASGMHSGPLFLQVWAKRAGCESGAHNPAHRALWDALLKHIHTSPEQWHCECILHDTKNALFWNPPLTAWSLSELYRNLPSPPHATEEIDMMLSALPLKSTLLQHQKKSLAKMLQRERAPHVYCDPYYLERTSPNAAQYAFDAPQCRFLAMQDVHTYRDSKGGIVCDEMGSGKTFLCLCLILATRTDLAHPEQDPMASQVTTEIGLALPQSAYHGLDPAAARGRDRIVTAAFGAPSPGERISRATLLLVPLALLNQWVEQMDTHVEPSAWRVLVVSDMHTPLPNAHTLAQQYDIVLMSNTRFGKEATTDGQELRANLDESPVMQVCWKRVMVDEGEVLAGDSLMVRLCTQLRVERRWIITNTPIELLSGTGVHDKRGLPTVWSSAERKSLDKLRLLLVRFLRLEPFYSARGKARDWHTLIASGMDKKAHEWIAKRRLYDMLARVMVRNHPQDVEKVCRLPPLHRRTIKLSFSDVERTTYSVVEALQTLHAPLSPGDLALACFHLAGPGLVDEVERASNAAHAQQPSSPQFRALEQLSMALHDRAWRASMRCPDILYKVHSEDAVLSRAWSTDSAFTSEELLRLQHECMPLLDGKHTCDALRETLLTQSAAQPRAKRARYDTPVRVQSHGAQVQLPFGMDDVEIYRASSSKLNAVLSEIMEAVQNEKVLVFSSLDAALHELDAVLALAHIPHRCYLAGTPQKHRNAYVSAFMQSPHIRCLLLSTAVDVRGMDLHCASRIIFCEPIRHIEEWLMVKRAWRLGQTHPVLVSTYLMRRSIEENEEADAETPALVSAAPRAAEFTWRTNLFCAPTSSSVQG, encoded by the exons ATGCCTGTTGGATCCAGTGGCGTGCACGACTGGATCGCCGTTGGAGTGCTGCCTATACGTGTGGACCCACCATCCCCGTTTAATGTAGAGACAAGTCTGGGAAGCACTTTTCTTTTGGACGAGAGCTTGCGCGACAAATTGTTCGCGAGTGTCCAAGACGCCACGGCGCTGACCCATTTGCAAGTGCTGGATGCAGAgggagctgcgcgcgtttctGTGGATAGTGATTTTTTGTACTTGTGGGCATCAGGTATGCACTCGGGCCCCCTTTTTCTCCAGGTATGGGCCAAGCGTGCGGGATgcgagagcggcgcgcacaatcCTGCGCATCGGGCGCTGTGGGATGCACTGCTCAAGCACATACACACCAGCCCTGAGCAATGGCACTGTGAGTGTATTTTGCATGATACAAAAAATGCCTTGTTTTGGAATCCGCCATTGACGGCATGGTCTTTGTCGGAGCTGTACCGAAACCTGCCGAGCCCACCGCACGCAACCGAAGAAATCGACATGATGCTCTCTGCGCTACCGCTAAAGTCTACCCTCTTACAGCACCAAAAAAAATCACTGGCCAagatgctgcagcgtgaACGAGCACCGCATGTGTACTGTGACCCGTACTATCTGGAGCGTACGTCACCAAACGCAGCACAGTATGCGTTCGACGCACCGCAGTGCCGATTTTTAGCTATGCAGGATGTGCACACCTATCGCGACAGCAAAGGCGGGATTGTATGCGACGAAATGGGTTCTGGCAAGACGTTCCTTTGTCTTTGCCTGATTCTAGCGACCAGAACCGATTTGGCGCATCCAGAACAGGACCCCATGGCCAGTCAAGTCACGACAGAAATAGGGTTGGCGTTGCCCCAGTCTGCGTATCACGGACTGGATccagctgcggcacgcgGGCGCGACAGGATAGTTACCGCTGcattcggcgcgccgagtcccGGCGAAAGAATCAGCC GTGCGACGCTCCtccttgtgccgctcgcgctgctaAATCAATGGGTCGAACAGATGGATACACACGTCGAACCAAGCGCATGGCGTGTTTTGGTAGTGTCGGATATGCATACACCACTTCCCAATGCACATACGCTTGCACAACAGTATGATATTGTGCTTATGTCCAATACACGATTTGGCAAAGAAGCGACGACAGATGGCCAGGAGTTGCGAGCGAATTTGGACGAGTCGCCCGTGATGCAAGTGTGCTGGAAGCGTGTCATGGTTGACGAAGGCGAGGTGCTTGCCGGTGACTCTCTCATGGTCAGACTATGTACACAGCTGCGGGTAGAGCGTCGCTGGATCATTACAAATACGCCGATTGAGCTCCTCTCAGGCACCGGTGTGCACGACAAGCGTGGACTGCCTACTGTATGGTCCAGCGCGGAGCGCAAAAGTCTGGACAAGTTACGGCTCTTGCTggtgcgcttcttgcgtTTGGAGCCATTTTACAGTGCGCGTGGAAAGGCGCGAGATTGGCATACATTGATTGCGTCTGGTATGGACAAAAAAGCGCATGAATGGATTGCCAAACGTCGATTGTACGATATGCTTGCTCGTGTTATGGTACGCAATCATCCACAAGACGTGGAGAAGGTGTGTCGCTTGCCTCCGCTGCATCGGCGTACAATTAAGCTTTCATTCTCGGACGTGGAACGGACAACGTACAGTGTAGTCGAGGCGCTACAAACGCTCCATGCACCACTCTCTCCCGGCGACTTGGCGCTCGCGTGTTTCCATTTGGCTGGTCCGGGCCTGGTGGACGAAGTGGAACGCGCAAGCAATGCAGCACATGCGCAGCAACCAAGCAGTCCCCAGTTTCGTGCATTGGAGCAGTTGAGCATGGCATTACATGACCGCGCATGGCGTGCCTCTATGCGCTGTCCCGATATTCTCTACAAAGTGCACAGTGAGGATGCTGTGCTTTCCCGTGCGTGGTCCACAGACAGCGCGTTCACTTCCGAGGAGCTGCTACGTCTTCAGCACGAATGCATGCCATTGTTAGACGGCAAGCACACTTGTGATGCGCTCCGCGAAACGCTGCTTACGCAGTCagctgcgcagcctcgGGCGAAACGAGCGCGATACGATACCCCagtgcgtgtgcaaagccatggcgcgcaagtgcagcTTCCTTTTGGGATGGACGACGTCGAAATATACCGTGCATCTTCGTCCAAGCTCAATGCAGTGCTTTCGGAGATCATGGAAGCTGTACAAAACGAAAAAGTGCTTGTGTTCTCTTCCTTGGATGCTGCCTTGCACGAACTCGATGCAGTtttggcgcttgcgcacattCCACACCGCTGCTATCTCGCAGGTACGCCGCAGAAACACCGAAACGCGTACGTGAGTGCATTCATGCAATCTCCCCACATTCGGTGCCTTTTGCTGAGCACGGCAGTAGATGTGCGTGGAATGGATTTGCACTGTGCCAGCAGAATTATCTTTTGCGAGCCGATTCGTCACATCGAGGAGTGGCTCATGGTGAAACGTGCGTGGCGCTTGGGGCAGACACACCCAGTCCTTGTCTCGACATACCTCATGCGGCGATCCATTGAAGAAAACGAGGAAGCAGATGCGGAGACACCTGCTCTTGTCTCGGCAGCGCCAAGGGCCGCCGAGTTTACATGGCGGACGAATTTATTTTGCGCGCCCACAAGCTCTTCTGTACAAGGATAG